One segment of Methylocella silvestris BL2 DNA contains the following:
- a CDS encoding polyprenyl synthetase family protein: MDAIMHIESALETAAALAASDDAPPRLAAAIRYAIFPGGARIRPRLCLAVSAACGAQNLGASAAAAGAIELLHCASLAHDDLPCFDDAPTRRGKPSVHAAFGEALAVLAGDAMIVMAFEAIARAFMDRPHLLPPLVQTIARAAGMPSGIAAGQGYESEPQLARSQYQRAKTGSLFVAATVAGALAAGADGAPWRMLGEGLGEAYQIADDIRDVASSPEAIGKPVGRDAALGRPSAALELGVDRAVALLKRLTREAVDSIPACPGADWLKAQVLIETLRVLPEELLRRAA; this comes from the coding sequence ATGGACGCCATCATGCACATCGAATCGGCGCTGGAGACAGCGGCCGCTCTCGCCGCTTCCGACGACGCGCCGCCTCGCCTCGCCGCCGCGATCCGTTACGCCATTTTCCCCGGCGGCGCCCGGATCCGTCCGCGCCTGTGCCTTGCTGTCTCCGCCGCCTGCGGCGCGCAAAATCTTGGCGCCAGCGCCGCCGCTGCGGGCGCGATCGAGCTGTTGCACTGCGCCTCGCTGGCGCATGACGATCTGCCCTGTTTCGACGATGCGCCGACGCGGCGCGGCAAGCCGTCCGTTCACGCCGCCTTCGGCGAAGCGCTGGCCGTCCTCGCCGGCGACGCGATGATCGTCATGGCGTTCGAGGCCATCGCCCGCGCCTTCATGGACCGGCCGCATCTGCTGCCGCCCCTCGTGCAGACCATCGCGCGGGCCGCCGGAATGCCGAGCGGCATCGCCGCCGGTCAAGGGTATGAAAGCGAGCCGCAGCTCGCCCGCAGCCAGTATCAGCGCGCGAAAACCGGCTCGCTCTTTGTTGCAGCCACCGTCGCCGGCGCTCTCGCCGCGGGCGCCGATGGCGCGCCTTGGCGCATGCTCGGCGAGGGATTGGGCGAGGCCTATCAGATCGCCGACGACATCCGCGATGTGGCCTCCTCGCCGGAGGCGATCGGCAAGCCCGTCGGGCGCGACGCCGCGCTGGGACGGCCGAGCGCGGCTCTGGAGCTCGGCGTCGACCGCGCGGTGGCGCTGTTGAAACGATTGACGCGCGAGGCGGTGGATTCCATCCCGGCCTGCCCCGGCGCCGACTGGCTCAAGGCGCAAGTGTTGATCGAGACCCTGCGCGTGCTGCCGGAAGAGCTGCTGCGGCGCGCCGCCTGA
- a CDS encoding methyltransferase translates to MSADEQASSFVDRIFALRDRLLGNPRFHDWMSAFPPTRPIVRDRAGALFDLCSGFVYTQILLASMRVGLLERLAAGPQTASVLAAQLSLSPDATLRLLNAAVALGLASKRSGGRYGLGVTGAALRGNPGVAEMIEHNAMLYADLADPVALLRNQRPAGEIARFWPYARAARPGDLPAEEVGAYSALMSASQSFIAPDIAAAWPFERHRRLLDIGGGEGAFICAIAARVKTNLRFTLFDLPAVSARAKDRLEAAGLGRRVETIGGDFLEGPLPQGADLVTLVRIIHDHEDEATLKLLRNIAAVLPPDGTLLIAEPMSGTPGAARAADAYFSFFFLAMGGGRPRTPAEIARLLRSAGFRRIRRIATRRPLMTSLISASH, encoded by the coding sequence GTGAGCGCTGATGAGCAGGCGAGCAGTTTTGTTGACCGCATCTTTGCTCTGCGCGATCGCCTGCTCGGCAATCCCCGCTTCCATGACTGGATGAGTGCCTTTCCACCGACCCGTCCGATCGTGCGCGATCGCGCCGGCGCCCTGTTCGATCTGTGCTCGGGATTCGTCTACACCCAGATCCTGCTGGCGTCGATGCGCGTCGGCCTCCTCGAACGCCTCGCCGCCGGTCCGCAGACCGCAAGCGTCCTGGCGGCGCAGCTTTCTCTGTCGCCCGACGCAACCCTGCGCCTGCTGAATGCGGCCGTCGCATTGGGGCTCGCGTCAAAACGCAGCGGCGGCCGATATGGTCTCGGCGTCACCGGCGCAGCGCTGCGTGGAAATCCCGGCGTCGCCGAGATGATCGAACATAACGCCATGCTGTATGCCGATCTCGCCGACCCCGTCGCCTTGCTGCGGAACCAGCGTCCGGCCGGCGAGATAGCGCGTTTCTGGCCCTATGCGCGGGCGGCGCGGCCGGGCGATCTGCCGGCCGAAGAGGTTGGCGCCTATAGCGCGCTGATGTCGGCCTCGCAATCCTTCATCGCGCCGGACATCGCTGCGGCGTGGCCGTTCGAGCGGCATCGGCGTCTGCTCGATATCGGCGGCGGCGAGGGCGCCTTTATCTGCGCGATCGCCGCGCGCGTAAAAACCAATCTGCGCTTTACCCTGTTCGATCTGCCGGCCGTGTCGGCGCGTGCGAAAGACCGTTTGGAGGCGGCCGGCCTCGGGCGCCGCGTCGAAACTATCGGCGGCGATTTTCTGGAAGGCCCACTGCCGCAAGGCGCCGACCTGGTGACGCTGGTCCGAATCATTCACGATCATGAGGATGAAGCCACGCTCAAACTGCTTCGCAACATCGCCGCGGTGTTGCCGCCGGACGGCACGCTGCTGATTGCCGAGCCGATGTCGGGAACGCCCGGCGCCGCGCGCGCAGCCGACGCCTATTTCAGTTTCTTTTTCCTCGCGATGGGCGGCGGAAGGCCGCGCACGCCGGCGGAGATCGCGCGGCTTCTGCGCTCGGCGGGATTTCGTCGCATCCGCCGGATCGCAACGCGCCGGCCTTTGATGACGAGCCTGATATCTGCCTCGCATTAG
- the bchC gene encoding chlorophyll synthesis pathway protein BchC — protein sequence MDTLAVILEEPEHLVLGRLDIAEPGEEDVVVDIEWSGISTGTERLLYTGRMPEFPGMGYPLVPGYESVGRVVAAGPRSGATAGARVFVPGARCFGSVRGLFGGAAARVVLPGKRATPIGEALGERGVLLALAATAYHATASGDGAEQPDLIIGHGALGRIMARLALAAGAMPPPTVYETNPARRDGACGYSVLDPADDDRRDYQCICDVSGDPAILDSLIARLAPGGEIILAGFYEAPLSFAFPPAFMREARIRVAAQWLPADLCAVRSLAESGALDLGGLITHRRAPDNAGEAYRTAFGDPSCLKMVLDWRQHS from the coding sequence ATGGATACTCTCGCGGTCATTCTCGAAGAGCCGGAACATCTCGTCCTCGGGCGGCTCGATATCGCCGAGCCTGGCGAGGAGGATGTCGTCGTCGACATTGAATGGAGCGGGATCAGCACCGGCACCGAACGGCTGCTCTACACCGGCCGCATGCCTGAATTTCCCGGCATGGGCTACCCTCTCGTGCCCGGATATGAATCCGTCGGGCGCGTCGTCGCGGCGGGCCCTCGCTCGGGCGCCACGGCCGGAGCCCGCGTCTTCGTGCCGGGCGCGCGCTGCTTCGGGTCTGTGCGCGGCCTGTTCGGCGGCGCAGCCGCGCGGGTGGTTCTCCCGGGCAAGCGCGCGACGCCGATCGGAGAGGCGCTCGGCGAGCGCGGCGTGCTGCTCGCTCTGGCGGCGACCGCCTATCACGCCACGGCGTCTGGCGACGGCGCCGAACAGCCGGACCTCATCATCGGACATGGCGCGCTGGGGCGTATCATGGCTCGTCTTGCGCTCGCCGCGGGCGCCATGCCGCCGCCGACCGTGTACGAAACCAACCCTGCCCGGCGCGACGGAGCGTGCGGTTACAGCGTGCTCGATCCGGCCGATGACGATCGTCGCGACTATCAATGCATCTGCGACGTTAGCGGAGATCCCGCGATTCTGGACAGCCTGATCGCGAGGCTCGCCCCCGGCGGCGAGATCATTCTCGCGGGCTTTTATGAGGCTCCGCTATCATTCGCCTTTCCGCCCGCCTTCATGCGGGAGGCGCGCATCCGGGTCGCCGCGCAATGGCTGCCGGCCGATCTTTGCGCGGTCCGCTCTCTGGCTGAATCCGGCGCGCTCGATCTTGGCGGCCTCATCACCCATCGCCGTGCCCCCGACAATGCGGGTGAAGCCTACCGGACGGCTTTCGGCGATCCCTCCTGCCTCAAAATGGTCCTGGACTGGAGACAACATTCATGA